One Pseudodesulfovibrio cashew DNA window includes the following coding sequences:
- a CDS encoding SDR family oxidoreductase, which yields MYAALPKTLVIGASGYIGRAMHQTARRAFPDAMGLTRNSVPLERPDLSILGVEDMGYEWGIIAAAVPGLAHCEAFPQETRRCNVKGTLSLARQLADLGIRPLWFSSDQVFDGTASPYADDAPPSPVNEYGRQKAEVEANFQEASRGMGLIVRLSKVYDTTPGSGALLEGMLTTLRRGGVERAAEDLVFCPTHLDDVTACAFRLMARNESGIANVAAGPISRLDLALMAAEAAGTDRNQVEPIHVADLKESFSRPGPVELLPSPKLAGYVFQDVRTSLARLTGRDA from the coding sequence ATGTACGCCGCACTTCCCAAAACCCTTGTCATCGGCGCGTCAGGCTATATCGGGCGGGCCATGCACCAGACGGCCAGGCGCGCCTTCCCCGACGCCATGGGGCTGACGCGCAACTCCGTGCCCCTGGAGCGCCCGGACCTCTCCATCCTGGGCGTGGAGGACATGGGCTACGAGTGGGGCATCATCGCTGCCGCCGTGCCCGGCCTGGCCCATTGCGAGGCGTTCCCCCAGGAGACCAGGCGATGCAACGTGAAGGGCACCCTGTCCCTGGCCCGGCAATTGGCGGACCTGGGCATCAGGCCACTCTGGTTTTCGTCGGACCAGGTCTTCGACGGCACGGCTTCGCCCTATGCGGACGACGCGCCCCCGTCGCCGGTGAACGAATACGGACGGCAAAAGGCCGAGGTGGAAGCGAATTTCCAGGAGGCTAGCAGGGGTATGGGCCTGATCGTCAGGCTCTCCAAGGTCTACGACACCACGCCCGGCTCCGGTGCCCTGCTGGAAGGGATGCTGACCACCCTGCGAAGGGGTGGAGTGGAGAGGGCGGCGGAGGACCTGGTCTTCTGCCCGACCCATCTTGACGACGTGACGGCCTGCGCCTTCCGGCTCATGGCCCGCAACGAGTCCGGCATCGCCAACGTGGCTGCCGGGCCGATCTCCCGGCTGGACCTCGCCCTCATGGCCGCCGAAGCCGCCGGAACGGACCGCAACCAGGTGGAGCCCATACACGTGGCCGACCTGAAGGAGTCCTTCTCCCGGCCCGGTCCGGTGGAACTCCTTCCCTCGCCGAAGCTGGCGGGGTATGTATTTCAGGATGTGCGGACGTCCCTTGCCCGGCTGACCGGGCGGGACGCATAG
- a CDS encoding SIS domain-containing protein: MAWTDMVTCLADCLARLEVSNGSGPMDVEAGFKHLCHASRELKRRNGTIFLVGNGASASMASHVAADLAKNAHIRTEVFSDLALITAVANDIGYDQVFAEPLRRRMQPGDMLVGISSSGNSPNVVNAAAMARELGGEVVTLTAMEPGNRLRQAGGLNFYLPGGTYGLAESGHAAVLHHWIDMMVADCQG; the protein is encoded by the coding sequence ATGGCCTGGACTGATATGGTAACCTGTCTCGCGGACTGCCTTGCCCGGCTGGAGGTGAGCAACGGCAGCGGCCCCATGGACGTGGAGGCCGGCTTCAAGCACCTGTGCCACGCCTCCCGCGAGCTGAAGCGGCGGAACGGCACCATCTTTCTGGTGGGCAACGGGGCGAGCGCGTCCATGGCCAGCCACGTGGCCGCCGACCTGGCCAAGAACGCGCACATCCGCACCGAGGTTTTTTCGGACCTGGCCCTGATCACCGCCGTGGCCAACGACATCGGCTACGACCAGGTATTTGCCGAGCCGCTCAGGCGGCGCATGCAGCCCGGCGATATGCTGGTGGGTATCTCCAGCTCCGGCAACTCGCCCAACGTGGTCAACGCCGCGGCCATGGCGCGGGAACTGGGCGGCGAGGTGGTCACCCTGACCGCCATGGAGCCCGGCAACCGGCTCAGGCAGGCGGGCGGCCTCAACTTCTACCTGCCCGGCGGCACCTACGGCCTGGCCGAGTCCGGGCACGCCGCCGTGCTCCACCACTGGATCGACATGATGGTCGCCGACTGCCAAGGATGA
- a CDS encoding HAD family hydrolase codes for MRIGLDFDNTLVAYGHAFRDLAVERGLAPESTPPDKAAVRAHVWEHHDDKVWQLLQVAVYGHHIDRGRLTDGAGDFLLLCRDRGAELCVVSHKTEFAAIDPGGINLRRAALGWMEARGFFLPVCAGGFGFSPGEIFFEDTRAAKAARINGLGCDVFVDDLPEVLCHPDLDSGVERILYRERPEGTDCCTLAGPWPAIADHLFPDRRP; via the coding sequence ATGCGCATCGGCCTGGACTTCGACAACACCCTGGTGGCCTACGGCCACGCGTTCCGCGACCTGGCCGTGGAGCGCGGGCTGGCGCCGGAGTCCACTCCGCCGGACAAGGCGGCGGTGCGCGCCCACGTCTGGGAACACCATGACGACAAAGTGTGGCAGCTCCTCCAGGTGGCAGTCTACGGCCACCACATCGACCGGGGGCGGCTGACCGATGGGGCCGGGGACTTCCTGCTCCTGTGCCGCGACCGGGGCGCGGAGCTGTGCGTGGTCAGCCACAAGACCGAGTTCGCGGCCATCGACCCCGGTGGGATCAACCTGCGCCGCGCCGCCCTTGGCTGGATGGAGGCCAGGGGCTTCTTCCTGCCGGTCTGCGCCGGAGGCTTCGGCTTCTCGCCAGGCGAGATCTTTTTCGAGGACACCCGCGCGGCCAAGGCGGCGCGCATCAACGGGCTGGGGTGCGATGTGTTCGTGGACGACCTGCCCGAGGTCCTCTGCCACCCGGACCTCGACTCGGGCGTGGAGCGCATCCTGTACCGGGAGCGCCCTGAGGGCACGGACTGCTGCACCCTGGCCGGACCGTGGCCGGCCATCGCCGATCACCTTTTTCCCGACAGGAGGCCGTGA
- a CDS encoding phosphotransferase encodes MPKRTPYVDTAFFDLPPGTEASPLGGGRNSQVFLVQPPGRDPMVFKRYFVDPSDKRDRQATEALALRFLERSGVESAPRLLTLDTDRQVSMLAYVEGTKVTEPTSRDMDLAAEFLLRLIRLSTTDEAREAGFSPASEAFFSVTGILENIETRLARLEGVTEECPLCRELSDFLAERLRPAIVTYARRCRERLESAGMTVDREIPEEWRILSPSDFGLHNAVKRPDGGLSFFDYEYFGWDDPSKTLADFCLHPAMNLADALQHRFLSTVVPELESLGYNRDRGVALFPLFGIKWCCILLNEFVPREAARRSFARIERTESETRVLTRQLDKARAMLDSLDDRTETFARQMAGI; translated from the coding sequence ATGCCGAAAAGGACACCCTACGTGGACACCGCGTTCTTCGATCTGCCGCCCGGCACCGAGGCCTCGCCCCTGGGTGGGGGCCGCAACAGCCAGGTCTTCCTGGTGCAGCCGCCGGGCCGTGACCCCATGGTCTTCAAACGCTACTTCGTGGACCCGTCCGACAAGCGGGACCGCCAGGCCACCGAGGCCCTTGCCCTGCGCTTCCTGGAGCGGTCCGGGGTCGAGTCCGCGCCGCGCCTGCTGACCCTGGACACGGACCGGCAGGTCTCCATGCTCGCCTATGTGGAGGGAACCAAGGTGACGGAACCCACGAGCCGGGACATGGACCTGGCCGCCGAGTTCCTGCTCAGGCTCATCCGCCTCTCCACCACGGACGAGGCACGCGAGGCCGGATTTTCCCCGGCCTCGGAGGCCTTTTTCTCGGTGACGGGCATTCTGGAAAACATCGAGACCCGACTTGCCCGGCTGGAGGGCGTCACCGAGGAGTGCCCCCTGTGCCGGGAACTGAGCGACTTCCTGGCCGAGCGGCTCCGACCGGCCATTGTCACATACGCCCGCCGCTGCCGTGAACGCCTTGAGAGCGCGGGTATGACCGTGGACCGGGAGATTCCTGAGGAATGGCGCATCCTCAGCCCCTCCGACTTCGGCCTGCATAATGCCGTAAAGCGGCCAGACGGCGGCCTGTCCTTCTTCGACTACGAGTATTTCGGCTGGGACGACCCGTCCAAGACCCTGGCGGACTTCTGCCTGCACCCGGCCATGAACCTGGCGGACGCACTCCAGCACCGGTTCCTGTCCACCGTGGTGCCCGAACTGGAGTCCCTGGGCTATAACCGGGACCGGGGCGTGGCCCTGTTCCCGCTCTTCGGTATCAAGTGGTGCTGCATCCTGCTCAACGAGTTCGTGCCCCGCGAGGCCGCCCGGCGCAGCTTCGCCCGCATCGAACGAACCGAAAGCGAAACCCGGGTGCTCACCCGACAGCTGGACAAGGCCCGCGCCATGCTCGACTCCCTGGACGACCGCACCGAGACCTTTGCACGGCAGATGGCGGGCATCTGA
- the galE gene encoding UDP-glucose 4-epimerase GalE has translation MTRNILVTGGAGYIGSHTCKALAARGLTPVTLDNLVHGHESAVKWGPLVKGDMGDQDLLDRIFEEYSPAGVIHFAAYCYVGESVDDPAKYYRNNVAATLTLLEAMRDHDVRPLVFSSSCATYGIPKTEVLTEDHPQWPINPYGWSKFMVERMLEDFGRAYGTRHCALRYFNAAGADPEGETGEDHDPETHLIPLVLMAARDPERSVTVFGEDYDTPDNTCIRDYIHVSDLADAHVRALDYLEDNKSAAINLGTGTGCSVREIIRAAREVTGRDIRTLSGKRRPGDPPRLVADRTLAEQALGWTPRYTDIRETIAHAWSWMNRPAR, from the coding sequence ATGACCCGGAACATCCTCGTCACCGGCGGCGCCGGATACATCGGCAGCCACACCTGCAAGGCGCTGGCCGCACGCGGCCTGACCCCCGTCACCCTTGACAACCTGGTCCACGGCCATGAGAGCGCGGTCAAATGGGGCCCGCTGGTCAAGGGCGACATGGGCGACCAGGACCTGCTCGACCGGATCTTCGAAGAGTACAGTCCTGCGGGCGTCATCCATTTCGCGGCCTACTGCTACGTGGGCGAGTCCGTGGACGACCCGGCCAAATATTACCGGAACAATGTGGCCGCCACCCTGACCCTGCTGGAAGCCATGCGTGATCACGATGTCAGGCCCCTGGTCTTCTCCTCTTCCTGCGCCACCTACGGCATTCCCAAGACCGAAGTCCTGACCGAAGACCACCCGCAGTGGCCCATCAACCCCTACGGCTGGTCCAAATTCATGGTCGAGCGCATGCTCGAGGACTTCGGGCGGGCCTACGGCACACGGCACTGCGCCCTGCGCTACTTCAACGCCGCAGGGGCCGACCCGGAGGGCGAGACAGGCGAGGACCACGACCCCGAGACCCACCTCATCCCGCTGGTGCTCATGGCCGCCCGCGACCCGGAACGGTCCGTGACCGTGTTCGGCGAGGACTACGATACCCCGGACAACACCTGCATCAGGGACTACATCCACGTCAGCGACCTTGCAGACGCCCATGTCCGCGCCCTGGACTATCTGGAGGACAACAAGTCCGCCGCCATCAACCTCGGCACAGGAACCGGCTGCTCGGTGCGGGAGATCATCAGGGCCGCACGCGAGGTCACGGGCAGGGACATCCGCACCCTGTCCGGCAAGCGACGGCCCGGAGACCCGCCGCGCCTGGTGGCGGACCGCACCCTGGCCGAACAGGCCCTTGGCTGGACGCCACGCTACACGGACATCCGCGAGACCATCGCCCACGCCTGGAGCTGGATGAACCGGCCCGCCAGGTAA
- a CDS encoding elongator complex protein 3, with amino-acid sequence MTGRLRFAHPEPEPARSRVWPVFIPFAGCPYRCVYCAQDKQTGQGDADLTDVLRNMEQDLDAALADGRGPYELAFYGGTFTALARAWQEKFLNVAGGYRELGLVTRVRCSTRPDCVEAEWLSALRDMGLDMVELGIQSFDDDALRKAGRGYDGDLARSACALVKATGLALGIQLLPGLPGDRPGVFRDDVHQAVLLAPETVRLYPCLVIRGTPLATLWGHGLFMPWTVDRAREELAAALPRLWEAGIRVIRLGLPPEGTLAEHILAGPWHPALGQSARSLALFEIVREKAAELDTPPALLEVPRRYQGELFGHGGDLVEKYAEIHLDKTLVRYVGDAYFTLSGR; translated from the coding sequence ATGACCGGCCGACTTCGCTTTGCCCATCCCGAACCGGAACCCGCCCGCTCCCGCGTCTGGCCGGTATTCATTCCCTTTGCAGGCTGCCCCTACCGCTGCGTGTACTGCGCCCAGGACAAGCAAACCGGGCAAGGAGACGCCGACCTCACTGACGTACTCCGAAACATGGAGCAGGATCTGGACGCCGCCCTTGCCGATGGACGCGGCCCGTACGAACTGGCCTTTTACGGCGGCACCTTCACGGCGCTGGCCCGCGCCTGGCAGGAGAAATTCCTCAATGTGGCCGGAGGCTACCGCGAGCTGGGTCTCGTCACCCGGGTTCGCTGCTCCACCAGGCCGGACTGCGTCGAAGCCGAATGGCTCTCCGCTCTCCGCGACATGGGCCTCGACATGGTTGAGCTGGGCATCCAGTCCTTTGACGACGACGCCCTGAGAAAAGCCGGACGAGGCTATGACGGCGACCTGGCCCGCAGCGCCTGCGCCCTGGTCAAGGCGACGGGACTCGCCCTCGGCATCCAGCTGCTGCCCGGCCTGCCTGGAGACCGTCCCGGCGTATTCCGGGATGACGTCCATCAGGCCGTCCTGCTGGCGCCGGAAACCGTGCGCCTCTATCCCTGCCTGGTCATTCGCGGCACCCCGCTGGCCACCCTCTGGGGCCACGGGCTGTTCATGCCGTGGACAGTGGACCGCGCCAGGGAAGAGCTGGCCGCCGCCCTGCCGCGCCTGTGGGAGGCGGGCATCCGGGTCATTCGCCTGGGTCTGCCACCCGAAGGCACCCTGGCCGAACACATCCTGGCCGGACCGTGGCACCCGGCCCTGGGGCAGTCGGCGCGCAGCCTGGCCCTGTTCGAGATCGTCCGGGAAAAGGCCGCGGAACTGGACACCCCGCCCGCCCTGCTGGAGGTCCCCCGCCGCTACCAGGGAGAGCTCTTCGGCCACGGCGGCGATCTGGTTGAAAAATATGCTGAAATACACCTGGACAAGACTCTCGTCCGCTACGTCGGCGACGCGTATTTCACCCTCTCCGGCCGCTGA
- a CDS encoding amidohydrolase family protein translates to MPELFRAAKAATMIPGAPVIEDAAIIAHQGIIQEIGRHADLRSSFSGTVTDLGDVTLAPGLVNAHSHLELAHLRGKCPRGAGFVTWVEDLLKQPIFDLDQTALDEAVTELKRTGTAMVGDIATRFAKKMAGVLEASGLSFAVFVEAIGETVPKKTFLPKGEFEHGTFSVAGHSLYTTHVDVLRAAKAEARQRSLPFSLHLAEHDDEVAIMAGEPSAFLDLLQGRGRLLDFAPPKKRPVEQAAALGLLDETTLAVHCVRVTDEDIETVRESGATVCLCPRSNEFIGVGRAPWEKWAASGVPLCLGTDSAASNDDLDLWNEAVYLKKNFNGGLGFDDLLAMVTRTPARILGAGRKLGTLEPGKLAAFSMVPDKIYELF, encoded by the coding sequence ATGCCTGAACTTTTTCGTGCGGCCAAAGCCGCGACCATGATCCCGGGCGCGCCTGTCATCGAAGACGCCGCAATCATCGCCCACCAGGGGATTATCCAGGAGATCGGACGCCACGCCGACCTGCGGAGTTCCTTTTCCGGCACCGTCACCGACCTGGGCGACGTCACCCTGGCCCCCGGCCTGGTCAACGCCCATTCCCACCTGGAACTCGCCCACCTGCGCGGCAAATGCCCGCGAGGGGCCGGGTTCGTCACCTGGGTGGAGGACCTCCTCAAACAACCCATCTTCGATCTCGACCAGACGGCACTGGACGAAGCGGTAACCGAGCTCAAGCGAACCGGCACCGCAATGGTCGGAGACATCGCCACCCGTTTCGCCAAGAAGATGGCCGGAGTGCTCGAAGCTTCCGGCCTTTCTTTTGCGGTCTTCGTGGAGGCCATCGGCGAGACCGTTCCGAAGAAGACATTTCTCCCCAAGGGCGAGTTCGAGCACGGAACCTTTTCCGTGGCCGGACACTCCCTGTACACCACTCACGTGGATGTGCTCCGGGCGGCCAAGGCCGAAGCCCGGCAGCGTTCCCTGCCCTTTTCCCTGCATCTGGCGGAGCACGACGACGAGGTGGCGATCATGGCCGGGGAGCCGAGCGCATTCCTCGACCTGCTCCAGGGGCGCGGACGACTGCTGGATTTCGCCCCGCCGAAGAAGCGCCCGGTAGAGCAGGCGGCGGCCCTGGGCCTGCTGGACGAGACCACCCTGGCCGTGCACTGCGTCAGGGTCACGGACGAGGACATCGAAACGGTGCGGGAATCCGGGGCCACGGTCTGCCTCTGCCCGCGCTCCAACGAATTCATCGGCGTGGGCCGCGCCCCGTGGGAGAAATGGGCCGCGTCGGGCGTTCCCCTCTGCCTGGGCACGGACTCGGCCGCGTCCAACGATGATCTCGACCTGTGGAACGAGGCGGTGTATCTCAAAAAGAATTTCAACGGTGGGCTCGGGTTCGACGACCTGCTCGCCATGGTCACCCGCACCCCGGCCAGGATTCTGGGCGCAGGGCGCAAACTGGGCACGCTGGAGCCGGGAAAGCTCGCCGCTTTCTCCATGGTTCCTGATAAAATATACGAGCTTTTCTAG
- a CDS encoding aspartate carbamoyltransferase catalytic subunit, whose protein sequence is MKWQHKDLLDVSQLSRSEITTIFETAGRFQELQERPVKKVPTLKGRSVILFFAEPSTRTKTSFDVAGKRLSADTFSLAKSSSSLTKGETLKDTALTLQAMAPDAIVIRHWCSGAARFLADRLECAVINAGDGRHAHPTQALLDSFTLHQEWGDVAGKTVLILGDIAHSRVARSNVILLNKLGAKVRLCGPRTLLPHGVKQWPVTVYSDLNEAVKGVDVVMCLRLQLERQKDGLLPDLREYSRTFGLGQRHIDLANPDVRIMHPGPMNRGVEISSDLADSAGSLVLDQVSSGVVVRMALLFLYMTRKGEE, encoded by the coding sequence ATGAAATGGCAACACAAGGATTTACTGGACGTCTCCCAGCTCTCCCGATCCGAGATCACCACGATCTTCGAAACCGCAGGGCGGTTCCAGGAGTTGCAGGAGCGGCCGGTCAAGAAGGTGCCGACCCTCAAGGGACGAAGCGTCATCCTCTTTTTCGCGGAACCGAGCACGCGCACCAAGACCAGCTTCGACGTGGCCGGCAAGCGGCTCTCGGCGGACACCTTCTCCCTGGCCAAGAGTTCGTCCAGCCTGACCAAGGGCGAGACCCTCAAGGACACCGCACTGACCCTCCAGGCCATGGCCCCGGACGCCATCGTCATCCGGCACTGGTGCTCGGGCGCGGCGCGATTTCTGGCCGACCGGCTGGAGTGCGCAGTGATCAACGCCGGCGACGGGCGCCACGCCCACCCCACCCAGGCGCTGCTGGACTCCTTCACCCTGCACCAGGAGTGGGGCGACGTGGCAGGCAAGACCGTGCTCATCCTCGGCGACATCGCCCACTCGCGCGTGGCCCGGTCCAACGTCATCCTGCTGAACAAGCTCGGGGCCAAGGTCCGGCTCTGCGGACCGCGCACCCTGCTGCCCCACGGCGTGAAGCAGTGGCCGGTCACGGTCTACTCCGACCTGAACGAGGCCGTGAAGGGCGTGGACGTGGTCATGTGCCTGCGGCTCCAGCTGGAGCGCCAGAAGGACGGCCTGCTGCCCGACCTGCGCGAATATTCCCGGACCTTCGGCCTGGGACAGCGCCACATCGACCTGGCCAACCCGGACGTACGCATCATGCACCCCGGCCCCATGAACCGGGGCGTGGAGATCTCGTCCGACCTGGCCGACAGCGCAGGGTCACTCGTCCTGGACCAGGTCTCCAGCGGCGTGGTCGTACGCATGGCCCTGTTGTTCCTGTACATGACCCGCAAGGGTGAAGAGTAG
- a CDS encoding dihydroorotase, translating to MANIDLIIRRARLDDREVDILVSDGAIAEVRDAADTLDTGDAQVVDASGLTVLPSMTDCHVHLREPGFEYKEDIESGLRAAAWGGFSNIMCMANTKPVNDTAPVTEMMLEKAARHWPGGPRLFPIGALTKGLKGEELAPMAELADAGCAAFSNDGVPVKSTELFRRAMEYASDWDRVVIDHCEDPYMGVAAGVNEGAVSSRLGLPAQPDMAEALQVARDVLLAEYLELPIHLAHISCRKSVDLIRFAKARGVRVTAETAPHYLLLTEDYLEGEATQYDTNAKVNPPLRTEDDRQAMLDALNDGTIDCLATDHAPHAGHEKETEFDVAPCGITGLDTALSVTWQLVREGKLERGAFIRAWTMAPCSIFNLPVNTFRVGDPADFFLFDEDEEWTVAADTLHSKSKNTPLLGTTLKGRVKTHFIQGKKIV from the coding sequence ATGGCGAACATAGATTTGATCATCCGCAGGGCGCGGCTTGACGACAGGGAAGTGGACATTCTGGTGTCTGACGGCGCCATTGCCGAAGTGCGGGACGCCGCCGACACGCTGGATACAGGCGACGCCCAGGTGGTGGACGCGTCCGGGCTGACGGTGCTGCCGTCCATGACGGACTGCCACGTGCACCTGCGCGAGCCCGGCTTCGAATACAAGGAGGACATCGAGTCCGGACTGCGCGCCGCGGCCTGGGGCGGATTCTCCAACATCATGTGCATGGCCAACACCAAGCCGGTCAACGACACGGCCCCGGTGACCGAGATGATGCTTGAGAAGGCCGCCCGCCATTGGCCCGGAGGCCCGAGGCTGTTCCCCATCGGCGCGCTGACCAAGGGGCTGAAGGGCGAGGAGCTGGCCCCCATGGCCGAACTGGCCGATGCGGGCTGCGCGGCTTTCTCCAACGACGGCGTGCCGGTGAAGTCTACCGAGCTGTTCCGCCGGGCCATGGAATACGCCTCCGACTGGGACCGGGTGGTCATCGACCACTGCGAGGACCCCTACATGGGCGTGGCCGCGGGCGTGAACGAGGGCGCGGTTTCCAGCCGCCTCGGACTGCCCGCCCAGCCTGACATGGCCGAGGCGCTCCAGGTTGCCCGCGATGTGCTGCTGGCCGAGTACCTGGAGCTGCCCATCCACCTGGCGCATATTTCGTGCAGGAAATCCGTGGACCTGATCCGCTTCGCCAAGGCGCGGGGGGTAAGGGTCACGGCCGAGACCGCGCCGCACTACCTGCTGCTGACCGAAGACTATCTTGAGGGCGAGGCCACGCAGTATGACACCAACGCCAAGGTCAACCCGCCGCTCAGGACCGAAGACGACCGGCAGGCCATGCTGGACGCCCTTAACGACGGAACCATCGACTGCCTGGCCACGGACCACGCGCCCCATGCAGGCCATGAGAAGGAGACCGAGTTCGACGTTGCCCCGTGCGGCATCACCGGGCTGGACACGGCCCTGTCCGTCACCTGGCAACTGGTACGCGAGGGCAAGCTGGAAAGGGGCGCATTCATCCGCGCCTGGACCATGGCACCGTGCTCCATCTTCAACCTGCCGGTGAACACCTTCCGGGTGGGCGACCCGGCGGACTTCTTCCTGTTCGACGAGGACGAGGAATGGACGGTGGCGGCGGACACCCTGCACTCCAAGAGCAAGAACACGCCGTTGCTGGGAACCACTCTGAAAGGGCGGGTAAAAACCCATTTCATTCAGGGCAAAAAGATTGTATAA
- a CDS encoding HD domain-containing protein, protein MSQPFKDAVGFCKTIMRNGFDAYVVNVRLQALTLSEAGNEKELDICTDAGLAELQKYFPSLTASDDKGIVGFLTEGDTTYYFYAADVDDASHLSEAISTMTPRLLKRLEQRGDIPLSAVCPFIPKAKDTYADFADFAEGRIRFKGDPDQALKKDYSLAYRALRFAANFDKEIAPNSWTAIVRNAPQVLEFVPMADFLDEWHKVEAESMYRFFALLFDSMLLHGLIPEIAALSRIKQIRNPEEGAEETVLQHTLDVMKAYPEELPYDWKGTVACLFHDLGKLYTAEYYDEQWHFLQHHRVGAKAARQVLKRLRFEEQDIDLICDLVQNHMRPHFMLTDKGIRRLRSLDEYPRIMEMVKADIKARDGSWREYNHNLKMAERADIPDNEIEPMLDGNQIMEMTELNPGPVIGEIRQQLLKAQIAGSVNSMEEAEAFVHTYVAKNKIQ, encoded by the coding sequence ATGAGTCAGCCTTTCAAAGACGCGGTAGGATTTTGCAAGACCATCATGCGCAACGGCTTTGACGCCTACGTGGTCAACGTCCGTTTGCAGGCGCTTACCTTGAGCGAAGCCGGCAATGAAAAGGAGCTGGACATCTGCACCGACGCCGGCCTGGCGGAATTGCAGAAGTATTTCCCCAGCCTGACGGCTTCCGACGACAAGGGTATCGTCGGATTCCTGACCGAGGGCGACACCACCTATTATTTCTACGCCGCCGACGTGGACGACGCCTCGCACCTGAGCGAGGCCATCTCGACCATGACTCCCCGGCTGCTCAAGCGGCTGGAACAGCGCGGTGACATTCCGCTCTCGGCGGTCTGCCCGTTCATCCCCAAGGCCAAGGACACCTATGCGGACTTCGCTGACTTCGCCGAAGGCAGAATCCGCTTCAAGGGCGACCCGGACCAGGCGCTGAAAAAGGACTATTCCCTGGCCTACCGGGCCCTGCGCTTCGCCGCGAACTTCGACAAGGAGATCGCGCCCAACTCCTGGACGGCCATCGTACGCAATGCGCCGCAGGTCCTGGAGTTCGTGCCCATGGCCGACTTTCTGGACGAGTGGCACAAGGTCGAAGCGGAGTCCATGTACCGCTTCTTCGCCCTGCTTTTCGATTCCATGCTGCTGCACGGCCTGATCCCGGAGATCGCGGCCCTGTCGCGGATCAAGCAGATCCGCAACCCCGAGGAAGGAGCCGAGGAGACCGTGCTCCAGCACACCCTGGACGTCATGAAGGCCTACCCCGAGGAGCTGCCCTACGACTGGAAGGGCACCGTGGCCTGCCTCTTCCACGACCTCGGCAAACTCTACACAGCCGAATATTATGACGAGCAGTGGCACTTCCTGCAGCACCACCGGGTCGGGGCCAAGGCCGCCCGCCAGGTGCTCAAGCGACTGCGCTTCGAGGAGCAGGACATCGACCTGATCTGCGATCTGGTCCAGAACCACATGCGCCCGCACTTCATGCTCACGGACAAGGGCATCCGGCGACTGCGCTCCCTGGACGAATATCCGCGCATCATGGAGATGGTCAAAGCGGACATCAAGGCCCGCGACGGCTCCTGGCGCGAGTACAACCACAACCTGAAGATGGCCGAGCGCGCCGACATCCCGGACAACGAGATCGAACCCATGCTCGACGGCAACCAGATCATGGAAATGACCGAGCTCAATCCCGGCCCGGTCATCGGCGAAATCCGCCAGCAGTTGCTCAAGGCCCAGATCGCCGGTTCGGTCAACTCCATGGAAGAGGCCGAGGCCTTTGTCCACACGTACGTGGCCAAGAACAAGATTCAGTAG